Proteins encoded together in one Impatiens glandulifera chromosome 1, dImpGla2.1, whole genome shotgun sequence window:
- the LOC124920773 gene encoding sucrose synthase 5-like, with amino-acid sequence MANSGILFTESRLTDSLKQNRSYTKKCFLRLMAKGKRVMKGQQFREDIEKSTGEKLDQRSSKLFLDGEVINACQEAIVLPPYVALAIRTSPGSWEYIKLNSETFEAQSIPSRDYLKLKELIFDVNWAKDENALELDFGALDFSTPKMLLPTSIGKGLDFTSRFVASKIGGANSDESRQLLDYLLALAHQGEKLMINDMLNTVPNLQTALALADIFLSSFPNDTPYNSFGPKMKEWGFEKGWGNNAGRTKETMKMLAEILEAPDSVKLESFFSRLPNMFNIVIFSVHGYFGQADVLGLPDTGGQVVYILDQVKAFEDEMVQRISDQGLNVKPRILVVTRLIPEAAKGTKCGVELEPILNTKHSHILRVPFRTLEKGVLGQWISRFDIYPYLELFSQDATTKILEHMKTKPDVILGNYTDGNLVASLVANKLGVTLGTIAHALEKTKYEDSDIKWKELDPKYHFSCQFTADVIAMNAADFIITSTYQEIAGSKKRPGQYESHAAFTMPGLFRAVSGINVFDPKFNIAPPGADQSVYFPFSEKSKRLVSFHPTIEELLYNKEDNNQHIGYLDDRKKPIIFSMARLDTVKNITGLTEWYAKNKRLRSLANLVIVAGFFDPSNSKDREEISEIKKMHVLINKYQLNGQFRWIAAQTDRYRNGELYRCIADTNGVFVQPALYEAFGLTVIEAMNCGLPTFATNQGGPAEIIVDGVSGFHIDPNNGDESSNKIADFFEKCKEDPLHWDRTSQAGLNRINECYTWKIYAKKVLNMGSVYGFWRQMNKDQKQAKLRYIQMIYNLQFRDLAKGVSNTEQKIGNKEGGEEKKAAESREAIGPAAMVDTEEKQVERKLIDGGICSRFSWGWLCLSVAVVVYASAKYYYNYTENGDL; translated from the exons ATGGCTAATTCTGGCATACTATTCACCGAAAGTAGACTAACCGATTCTTTGAAGCAGAACCGCTCCTACACTAAGAAATGCTTTCTCAG GTTGATGGCGAAAGGGAAACGAGTGATGAAAGGTCAGCAATTTAGAGAGGATATAGAGAAGTCAACAGGTGAAAAACTTGATCAAAGGTCGTCCAAACTGTTCTTGGATGGTGAAGTTATCAATGCCTGTCAAGAAGCTATAGTTCTTCCTCCATATGTTGCACTAGCAATAAGAACCAGTCCTGGTTCATGGGAATATATCAAACTTAATTCAGAAACCTTTGAAGCTCAATCCATTCCTTCAAGAGATTATTTGAAACTCAAGGAATTAATATTTGATGTTAATTG GGCAAAGGATGAAAATGCACTTGAATTAGATTTTGGGGCCTTAGACTTCTCCACTCCAAAAATGTTGCTGCCAACATCCATTGGTAAAGGCCTCGATTTCACTTCCAGATTCGTCGCGTCGAAGATTGGTGGTGCGAATTCGGACGAATCCAGGCAATTGCTGGACTACTTGTTGGCCCTTGCCCACCAAGGGGAg AAATTGATGATAAATGATATGCTCAACACTGTTCCAAATCTACAAACAGCATTGGCCTTGGCAGAcatctttctttcttcatttcctaaTGACACACCTTATAACAGCTTTGGACCCAA GATGAAGGAATGGGGTTTTGAGAAAGGATGGGGAAACAATGCAGGAAGAACTAAAGAGACTATGAAGATGTTAGCCGAGATACTAGAGGCGCCAGATTCGGTTAAGCTAGAATCATTTTTTAGCCGCCTTccaaacatgtttaacatagtCATCTTCTCCGTTCACGGTTACTTTGGTCAGGCAGATGTTCTCGGTTTGCCCGACACTGGAGGCCAAGTTGTTTatattttggaccaagttaaAGCATTTGAGGATGAGATGGTCCAACGAATAAGTGATCAAGGCTTAAACGTTAAGCCTCGGATTCTTGTGGTTACTCGACTTATACCCGAAGCTGCCAAAGGAACCAAATGTGGTGTAGAACTTGAGCCAATCTTAAATACAAAACATTCACATATCCTTAGAGTTCCTTTTAGGACACTAGAAAAGGGAGTTTTAGGCCAATGGATTTCGCGGTTTGATATTTACCCTTACTTGGAACTATTTTCTCAAGATGCAACCACCAAGATTCTCGAGCATATGAAAACTAAACCGGATGTTATTCTTGGGAACTATACCGATGGAAATTTGGTGGCGTCTCTCGTGGCTAACAAGCTTGGCGTAACATTG GGAACGATCGCTCACGCTTTGGAGAAAACTAAGTATGAGGATTCGGATATCAAGTGGAAGGAGTTGGATCCAAAGTATCATTTCTCTTGTCAATTCACAGCCGACGTTATAGCGATGAATGCAGCCGATTTCATCATAACAAGCACTTATCAAGAAATTGCTGGAAG CAAGAAGAGACCTGGGCAATATGAAAGCCATGCAGCATTCACCATGCCAGGCCTTTTCAGAGCTGTTTCGGGCATCAACGTTTTCGACCCGAAGTTTAATATCGCTCCCCCTGGAGCCGATCAATCCGTGTACTTTCCATTTTCCGAAAAAAGCAAAAGACTCGTCTCCTTCCATCCCACCATTGAAGAACTTCTCTACAATAAAGAAGATAATAATCAACACAT AGGTTACCTAGACGATAGGAAGAAGCCGATAATCTTTTCAATGGCGAGACTCGACACAGTAAAGAACATTACAGGATTAACCGAATGGTACGCGAAGAACAAGAGGTTGAGGAGCCTGGCGAACCTAGTGATCGTGGCGGGTTTTTTCGACCCGTCGAATTCAAAAGACAGAGAAGAAATCTCCGAGATCAAGAAGATGCATGTTCTTATCAACAAGTATCAATTAAACGGTCAGTTCAGGTGGATCGCCGCCCAAACAGACAGGTATCGAAACGGAGAACTCTACCGCTGCATCGCAGACACAAACGGCGTTTTCGTTCAGCCTGCATTGTACGAGGCTTTCGGCCTGACCGTCATTGAGGCCATGAACTGCGGGTTACCCACTTTCGCAACGAATCAGGGCGGGCCTGCGGAGATTATTGTTGATGGTGTCTCGGGTTTTCACATTGATCCGAATAACGGCGATGAATCGAGTAACAAGATTGCAGATTTCTTCGAGAAATGTAAGGAGGATCCATTGCATTGGGATAGGACGAGCCAAGCTGGTTTAAACCGCATAAATGAATG CTATACATGGAAGATATATGCAAAGAAGGTGTTGAATATGGGTTCAGTTTATGGGTTCTGGAGACAGATGAATAAAGATCAGAAACAGGCTAAGCTAAGATACATTCAAATGATATACAATCTTCAGTTCAGAGATCTG GCGAAGGGTGTTTCTAATACAGAACAAAAAATAGGTAATAAAGAAGGTGGTGAAGAGAAGAAGGCGGCGGAATCTAGAGAAGCAATTGGTCCGGCAGCCATGGTGGATACAGAGGAGAAGCAGGTGGAGAGGAAGCTGATCGATGGTGGGATTTGCTCGAGATTTTCTTGGGGATGGCTATGTCTCTCTGTTGCTGTCGTGGTTTATGCCTCTGCTAAGTATTACTACAATTACACTGAAAATGGCGACCTCTGA